The following are from one region of the Paenibacillus bovis genome:
- a CDS encoding ComF family protein, which translates to MKSRIPGLCSHCIAAIPWIRQPICKVCGRSVECPDCRRAAFAGRQFTFNRSAVRYDTTMRAWLAAYKYNGNEGYSAVIGGILKEGYYRMQQEMSSFYREIWYPDLITWVPASPDRLVSRGFDQAGVIAEDLAGAIKVPCLPMLMRNRHTVKQSTQNRQGRMQNVAGVFSCQPQAEDWLLHIAQAKNSRATSNLYYSLKEQAAKSLPLRILLIDDIYTTGSTINSCAGALQQAARYGHTQAEIFSLTWARS; encoded by the coding sequence ATGAAGAGTAGAATCCCGGGTTTGTGCAGTCATTGTATTGCTGCTATTCCCTGGATTCGTCAGCCGATATGCAAAGTATGCGGCCGCTCGGTAGAGTGTCCGGATTGCCGTCGTGCTGCCTTTGCAGGACGACAATTTACATTCAACCGTAGTGCTGTACGGTATGATACAACTATGAGAGCATGGCTGGCTGCTTATAAATATAATGGGAATGAAGGTTACTCGGCAGTGATTGGAGGTATATTAAAAGAGGGATATTACCGTATGCAACAGGAGATGTCTTCATTTTACCGGGAGATTTGGTATCCTGATCTAATCACCTGGGTTCCTGCCAGTCCGGATCGTCTGGTCAGTCGCGGATTCGATCAGGCAGGCGTGATTGCAGAGGATTTGGCTGGAGCCATAAAGGTACCGTGTCTTCCTATGCTGATGCGCAATCGCCACACCGTCAAGCAAAGTACACAAAACCGTCAGGGCAGGATGCAAAATGTAGCAGGTGTGTTCTCCTGTCAGCCGCAGGCAGAAGATTGGCTGCTACATATCGCGCAGGCAAAAAATAGCAGAGCGACGAGCAATCTTTATTATTCATTAAAAGAACAAGCTGCCAAAAGCCTTCCGCTGCGTATTTTGCTAATCGATGACATTTATACAACAGGCAGCACCATCAATAGCTGTGCCGGAGCCCTGCAGCAAGCCGCTAGATATGGTCATACCCAAGCAGAAAT